One Candidatus Binatia bacterium DNA window includes the following coding sequences:
- the fusA gene encoding elongation factor G — protein MPRLVPLERIRNIGITAHIDAGKTTTTERILYYTGINYKIGEVDEGTATMDWMVQEQERGITITSAATTCFWRDHRINIIDTPGHVDFTIEVERSLRVLDGAIAVFCGVGGVEPQSETVWRQADKYRVPRIAFVNKMDRVGADFFRVVRMIRERLGANPVAVQLPIGREEKFQGVVDLVGMKAIVWDDESLGARYREEEIPAEMAGQAAEYREKLLEAVADVDEQILVRYLEGQEISETEVRAALRKGTLDLRLVPVLCGAAFRNKGVQPLLDAVVDYLPSPKDVPPVRATNLLTGEEEELPADDNGPFAALAFKIMSDPYVGTLTFFRVYSGVMTSGAYVFNSTKGKRERIGRLLKMHANKREDIKEVYSGDIAAAVGLRDTTTGDTLCDETHPVRLAAIEFPEPVISIAIEPKTKADQERLGLSLQKLAVEDPSFRVGTDPETGQTIISGMGELHLEIIVDRLLREFKVDANVGKPQVAYKETIRRPVEQEGKFIKQTGGRGQYGHVVLRLEPLPPGSGVQFENAVKGGAVPKEFVPAVEKGARDALSSGVQAGYPVVDVKVTLLDGSYHEVDSSEMAFRIAASMAVKEAAAKAEPVLLEPIMTVEVVTPDEFMGAVVGDLNGRRGRILGMEERAGTQIITAKVPLAEMFGYATDLRSMTQGRATYTMQFSHYEPVPQMISEEITAKAVGA, from the coding sequence ATGCCACGTCTCGTGCCACTCGAAAGGATCCGGAACATCGGGATCACGGCGCACATCGACGCCGGGAAGACCACGACCACCGAAAGGATCCTCTACTACACCGGGATCAACTACAAAATCGGCGAGGTCGACGAAGGAACCGCGACGATGGACTGGATGGTCCAGGAGCAGGAGCGGGGCATCACGATCACCTCGGCCGCGACCACCTGCTTCTGGCGGGACCACCGGATCAACATCATCGACACCCCCGGGCACGTCGACTTCACGATCGAGGTGGAGCGGTCTTTGCGCGTGCTCGACGGGGCGATTGCCGTCTTCTGCGGGGTCGGCGGGGTGGAGCCCCAGTCGGAGACCGTCTGGCGGCAGGCGGACAAGTACCGGGTCCCCCGCATCGCGTTCGTGAACAAGATGGACCGGGTCGGCGCGGACTTCTTCCGCGTCGTCCGGATGATCCGGGAGCGGCTCGGTGCGAACCCCGTGGCCGTGCAACTGCCCATCGGCCGGGAGGAAAAGTTCCAGGGCGTCGTGGACCTGGTCGGCATGAAGGCCATCGTCTGGGACGACGAGAGCCTCGGAGCTCGCTACCGGGAAGAAGAAATCCCTGCGGAGATGGCCGGCCAGGCGGCCGAGTATCGCGAGAAGCTCCTCGAGGCGGTCGCGGACGTCGACGAGCAAATCCTGGTCCGATACCTCGAAGGACAGGAGATTTCGGAGACCGAGGTTCGTGCCGCGCTTCGGAAGGGGACGCTCGACCTCCGGCTCGTTCCCGTGCTCTGCGGTGCCGCCTTCCGGAACAAGGGGGTCCAGCCGCTGTTGGACGCCGTCGTCGACTACCTCCCGTCGCCGAAGGACGTCCCGCCCGTGCGGGCGACCAACCTCCTCACCGGCGAGGAAGAGGAATTGCCCGCCGACGACAACGGGCCGTTCGCCGCCCTGGCGTTCAAGATCATGTCGGATCCGTACGTCGGGACGCTGACCTTCTTCCGCGTCTACTCGGGCGTGATGACCTCGGGGGCGTATGTCTTCAATTCGACGAAGGGGAAGCGGGAAAGGATCGGGCGCCTGCTGAAGATGCACGCGAACAAGCGGGAGGACATCAAGGAGGTGTATTCCGGGGATATCGCCGCCGCGGTCGGCCTGCGGGACACCACGACGGGAGACACGCTCTGCGACGAGACCCACCCCGTGCGGCTTGCGGCCATCGAGTTCCCCGAACCCGTCATTTCCATCGCGATCGAGCCCAAGACGAAGGCGGACCAGGAACGGCTCGGTCTCTCGCTCCAGAAACTCGCGGTGGAAGACCCCTCGTTCCGCGTCGGAACGGACCCGGAGACCGGGCAGACCATCATTTCCGGGATGGGCGAGTTGCACCTCGAGATCATCGTCGACCGCCTGCTCCGCGAGTTCAAGGTCGACGCGAACGTGGGCAAGCCACAGGTCGCCTACAAGGAAACCATCCGGCGCCCGGTCGAGCAGGAAGGGAAGTTCATCAAACAGACGGGGGGGCGAGGTCAGTACGGGCACGTGGTGCTGCGTCTGGAACCTCTTCCGCCCGGGTCGGGGGTGCAGTTCGAGAACGCCGTCAAGGGAGGGGCCGTCCCGAAGGAGTTCGTCCCTGCGGTCGAGAAGGGAGCCCGGGATGCCCTGAGCTCGGGGGTGCAGGCGGGTTACCCGGTCGTGGACGTGAAGGTCACGCTTCTCGACGGGTCCTACCACGAGGTCGACTCCTCCGAGATGGCTTTTCGGATCGCCGCGTCGATGGCCGTCAAAGAGGCGGCCGCCAAGGCCGAGCCGGTCCTGCTCGAGCCCATCATGACGGTCGAGGTCGTCACGCCGGACGAGTTCATGGGCGCCGTGGTGGGCGACCTGAACGGCCGGAGGGGGCGAATCCTCGGGATGGAGGAGCGGGCCGGGACGCAGATCATCACGGCGAAGGTCCCGCTCGCCGAGATGTTCGGGTACGCCACGGATCTTCGCTCCATGACCCAGGGACGCGCGACGTACACGATGCAGTTCTCGCACTACGAGCCGGTTCCGCAGATGATTTCGGAGGAAATCACGGCCAAGGCGGTCGGGGCGTAG
- the rpsL gene encoding 30S ribosomal protein S12 yields MPTINQLVKRGRKVQRRKTGAPALQGAPQKRGVCTRVYTSTPKKPNSALRKVARVRLTNGIEVTTYIPGIGHNLQEHSVVLIRGGRVKDLPGVRYHIIRGALDSIGVQDRRQGRSKYGAKRPK; encoded by the coding sequence ATGCCGACGATCAACCAACTCGTCAAACGCGGGCGGAAAGTCCAGCGGCGCAAGACGGGGGCTCCGGCCCTGCAGGGCGCGCCGCAAAAGAGGGGTGTCTGCACCCGCGTCTACACCTCGACGCCGAAAAAGCCGAACTCGGCTCTTCGTAAGGTCGCCCGCGTTCGCCTGACGAACGGGATCGAGGTCACGACCTACATCCCCGGGATCGGGCACAACCTCCAGGAGCACTCCGTCGTCCTCATCCGCGGGGGTCGGGTGAAGGACCTTCCGGGGGTTCGCTACCACATCATCCGGGGAGCCCTCGACTCCATCGGGGTGCAGGACCGTCGCCAGGGGCGCTCCAAATACGGGGCGAAACGGCCGAAGTAG
- the rpsG gene encoding 30S ribosomal protein S7: MPRKGPVRPREVLPDPKFHDTQVAKFVNIVMQRGKKSLAEKIVYGAFDLVQQRAKEDALAVFRRALDNVKPSVEVRSRRVGGATYQVPMEVRPARRVSLAMRWIVQSARARHEKSMVERLAGELLEASVQRGAAVKKREDTHRMAEANKAFAHYRW, from the coding sequence ATGCCTCGGAAAGGCCCCGTTCGTCCCCGGGAAGTTCTGCCCGACCCCAAATTCCACGACACCCAGGTCGCGAAGTTCGTCAACATCGTGATGCAACGCGGCAAGAAGAGCCTCGCGGAAAAGATCGTCTACGGAGCTTTCGATCTCGTGCAGCAGCGAGCCAAGGAAGACGCGCTCGCCGTGTTCCGGAGGGCGCTCGACAACGTGAAGCCGTCGGTCGAGGTCCGCTCCCGCCGCGTGGGTGGTGCGACCTATCAGGTTCCGATGGAGGTCCGTCCCGCCCGCCGCGTGTCCCTGGCCATGCGCTGGATCGTCCAGAGCGCCAGGGCGAGGCACGAGAAGTCCATGGTCGAGCGCCTCGCGGGCGAGCTGCTCGAGGCTTCCGTCCAGCGAGGCGCCGCGGTGAAAAAGAGGGAAGACACCCACCGCATGGCGGAGGCCAACAAGGCCTTCGCCCACTACCGCTGGTAG